Genomic window (Rathayibacter sp. VKM Ac-2760):
TACGCCATCGACCGCGCGGTCGAGCAGGGCGGCCTGCTGGTGATCTCCTGGTCTCCGCGCGGCGAGGAGGTCGTCGACAGCTACCTCCGCGTCGCCGAGCCGGCCCTCCGACGACGCCTGGTCGACGAGCTCCGCCGGCTCACCGGCCCCGATTCCTCCCCCTCCCACCCCGGATCCGCCGACGGCGGCTCCGACTCGACCCAGAAGGGCTCCTAGTCCGTGCCAACCACACGCCTCAGCACCGAACCCACCGCCGTCCTCGTCCTCGAGGACGGGCGACGATTCTCGGGTCAGGCCTACGGCGCACGCGGCCGCACGCTCGGTGAGATCGTCTTCGCGACCGGCATGACCGGCTACCAGGAGACCCTGACCGACCCGTCCTACGCCGGTCAGATCGTCGTGCAGACCGCCCCGCACATCGGCAACACCGGGATGAACAGCGAGGACGAGGAGTCGCGCCGCATCTGGGTCGCCGGCTACGTCGTCCGCGACCCCTCCCGCGTGGTCTCGAACTTCCGCTCGCAGCGCTCGCTCGACGACGACCTGGAGAAGGACGGCATCGTCGGCATCTCCGGCGTCGACACCCGCGCGATCACCCGGCACATCCGCTCGGTCGGCTCGATGCGCTCCGGTGTGTTCTCCGGCGAGGACCTGGCCCTCCCCGAGGAGGAGCAGCTCGCGCTGGTCCTCGGCGGCGCGCAGATGGCGGGGCTGAACCTCTCGTCCTCCGTCTCCACCGAGGAGCGCTACACCGTGCCCGCTCAGGGCGAGCGCGTCGGCTCCGTCGCCGTGATCGACCTCGGCGTGAAGACCTCGACGGTCAACTACCTGTCCGAGCGCGGCTTCGACGTGCACGTGCTGCCCGAGTCGACGACCGCCGAGCAGGTGCTCGCGCTCGAGCCCTCCGCGCTGTTCTTCTCCAACGGACCCGGCGACCCCGAGGCCTCCGACCGCCACGTCGACCTGCTGCGCACCACGCTGCGCGCCGACCTGCCGTTCTTCGGCATCTGCTTCGGCAACCAGCTGCTCGGCCGCGCGCTCGGCTTCGGCACCTACAAGCTGCCGTTCGGCCACCGCGGGATCAACCAGCCGGTGCTCGACAAGCTGACCGGCCGGGTCGAGATCACCTCGCAGAACCACGGCTTCGCGGTCGACGCGCCGATCGACGGCGAGCTCGACTCGCCCGAGGGCTTCGGCCGGGTCGAGGTCAGCCACTACAGCCTCAACGACTCGGTCGTCGAGGGGCTGCGCTGCCTCGACATCCCCGCGTTCTCGGTGCAGTACCACCCGGAGGCGGCGGCCGGTCCGCACGACTCCAACCACCTCTTCGACCGCTTCCGCGCCATGGTCGTGCAGCGCACGGCCGAGCAGGGCGGCGCCGAGCCGGCCACCGCGGGCTCCATCGACACCGACACCACCGCCTCGACCACCACCGCCGCGACCAACGGAGAGCAGCAGTAATGCCCCGCAGGGAAGACATCAGAAGCGTCCTCGTCATCGGCTCCGGCCCGATCGTGATCGGCCAGGCGGTCGAGTTCGACTACTCGGGCACCCAGGCCTGCCGCGTCCTGCGCGAGGAGGGCGTTCGCGTCATCCTCGTCAACTCGAACCCGGCGACGATCATGACCGACCCCGACTTCGCCGACGCGACCTACGTCGAGCCGATCACCCCGAAGGCGATCGAGGCGATCATCGCCAAGGAGCGCCCCGACGCGATCCTGCCGACCCTCGGCGGCCAGACCGCGCTCAACGCCGCGATCCAGCTGCACGACCTCGGGATCCTGGAGAAGTACGACGTCGAGCTGATCGGCGCGAGCTTCGAGGCGATCAACCGCGGCGAGGACCGCCAGATCTTCAAGCAGCTCGTGCTCGACGCGGGCGCCGACGTCGCGAAGTCGTACATCGCGCACACCGTCGAGGAGGCGATCGGCTTCGCCGAGGACCTCGGCTACCCGCTAGTCATCCGCCCGTCCTTCACCATGGGCGGCCTCGGCTCCGGCTTCGCGCACTCGGTCGACGAGCTCGTGCGGATGGTCGGCGACGGCCTGCACCAGAGCCCCACCACCGAGGTGCTCCTGGAGGAGTCGATCCTCGGCTGGAAGGAGTACGAGCTCGAGCTGATGCGCGACACGGCCGACAACACGGTCGTCGTCTGCTCGATCGAGAACGTCGACCCGGTCGGTGTGCACACCGGCGACTCGATCACGGTCGCCCCGGCGCTGACCCTGACCGACCGCGAGTACCAGAAGCTGCGCGACATCGGGATCCGGATCATCCGCGACGTGGGCGTGGACACCGGCGGCTGCAACATCCAGTTCGCGATCGACCCCGCCGACGGCCGGATCATCGTGATCGAGATGAACCCGCGCGTCTCGCGCTCCTCGGCGCTGGCGTCGAAGGCGACCGGCTTCCCGATCGCCAAGATCGCCGCGAAGCTCGCGATCGGCTACCGCCTCGACGAGATCCCGAACGACATCACCAAGGTGACGCCGGCGAGCTTCGAGCCGACCCTCGACTACGTCGTGGTCAAGGTGCCGCGCTTCGCCTTCGAGAAGTTCCCCGCCGCCGACAAGACGCTGACCACGACCATGAAGTCGGTCGGCGAGGCGATGGCGATCGGCCGCAACTACGCGCAGGCGCTGCAGAAGGCGCTCCGCTCGCTGGAGAAGCGCGGCTCGTCCTTCCACTGGGGCGACCAGTCGCGCTCGGTCGAGGAGCTGCTCGAGATCGCGAAGACCCCGACCGACGGCCGCATCGTCACGGTGCAGCAGGCGCTGCGCCTCGGCGCGAGCGTCGAGCAGGCCTTCGAGGCGACCAAGATCGACCCCTGGTTCCTCGACCAGATCGTGCTGATCAACGAGATCGCCGAGCTGGTGCGCGAGCACGACGGCCTCGACGCCGGCGTCCTGCGACTGGCGAAGGACCACGGCTTCTCCGACGTGCAGATCGCGCAGCTGCGCGGTCTCGACGAGGCCGAGGTGCGCCGCACCCGCTACGACCTCGCCGTCCGCCCGGTCTACAAGACGGTCGACACCTGTGCCGGCGAGTTCCCCGCGCTCACGCCGTACCACTACTCCTCCTACGACGAGGAGACCGAGGTCGTCGCGGCCGACCGCCGCAAGGTCGTCATCCTCGGCTCCGGCCCGAACCGCATCGGCCAGGGCGTCGAGTTCGACTACTCCTGCGTGCACGCGTCGTTCGCGCTCTCGGCCGCCGGGTTCGAGACGATCATGATCAACTGCAACCCCGAGACGGTCTCGACCGACTACGACACCTCCGACCGCCTGTACTTCGAGCCGCTGACGCTCGAGGACGTGCTCGAGGTCATCCACGCGGAGTCGCAGTCCGGCGAGCTGGTCGGCGTCGTCGTGCAGCTGGGCGGCCAGACCGCGCTCGGCCTCGCCGCCGGGCTCGAGGCCGAGGGCGTGCCGATCCTCGGCACCACGCCCGCCAACATCGACCTCGCGGAGGAGCGCGGCGCGTTCTCCCGCATCCTCGACGAGGCGGGCCTGCTCGCCCCGCGCAACGGCACGGCGATCGACCTCGACGGCGCCCTCGCGGTCGCGGTCGAGATCGGCTACCCCGTGCTCGTCCGCCCGTCGTTCGTCCTCGGCGGCCGCGGCATGGAGATCGTCTACGGCTCCCCGCAGCTCGAGGACTACTTCGCCCGGATGGCCGACGAGGGCATCATCGACGCGACGCACCCGCTGCTGGTCGATCGCTTCCTCGACGACGCGATCGAGATCGACGTCGACGCGCTCTACGACGGCGAGCAGCTCTACATCGGCGGCGTGATGGAGCACATCGAGGAGGCCGGCATCCACTCCGGCGACTCGGCCTGCACCCTGCCGCCGGTCACTCTCGGCCGCCAGCAGATCGACAAGGTCCGCGAGGCGACCCTCGCCATCGCCGAGGGCGTCGGCGTCCGCGGACTGCTCAACGTGCAGTTCGCGATCGGCCAGGGCGTGCTCTACGTCCTGGAGGCGAACCCGCGCGCCTCGCGCACCGTCCCGTTCGTCTCGAAGGCGCTCGGCATCCCGCTCGCGAAGGCCGCCTCGCGCCTGATGGTCGGCGAGACGATCGCCGAGCTCAAGGCCGAGGGACTGCTGCCCGAGCGCGACGGCTCCGACGTGCCGATGGACTCGCCGATCGCGGTGAAGGAGGCGGTGCTGCCGTTCAAGCGCTTCCGCACCAAGGAGGGCAAGATCGTCGACTCGCTGCTCGGCCCCGAGATGCGCTCGACCGGCGAGGTGATGGGCATCGACCGCGACTTCCCCCGGGCGTTCGCGAAGAGCCAGGAGGCGGCCTACGGCGGCATGCCCGCGAGCGGCACCGTCTTCATCTCGGTCGCCGACCGCGACAAGCGCTCGATCGTGCTGCCGGCGCTGCGCCTGCGCCAGCTCGGCTTCGAGATCCTCGCCACCGAGGGCACGGCCGAGGTGCTCAACCGCAACGGCATCCAGGCCCGGGTCGTCCGCAAGTACAGCGAGGAGGCCGTCGACGACGCGCCCTCGATCGTGGAGCTGGTCAACCGCGACCAGGTCGACGTCGTGATCAACACGCCGAGCGGCGGCGCCTCGCGCGCCGACGGCTACGAGATCCGCGCCGCCGCGGTCGCCGCGGACAAGCCGCTGTTCACCACCATCGCCCAGCTCGCCGCGGCCGTCGCCTCGCTCGACGCCGGGGCCGAGCCGTTCGAGGTGACCAGCCTGCAGGACTACGCGCTGCGCCGGGCGGAGCGCACGGCGTGACCGCGGCCGCGGTGCCGGGCGCCGACTCGTTCGGCGCCCGGCTCGAGGCCGCCTTCGACGCGTTCGGGCAGCTCTGCGTGGGGATCGATCCGCACGCGTTCCTGCTCGACGCCTGGGGTCTGGAGGACAGCGCGGCGGGACTGGAGTCGTTCGGCCGGCGCGTCGTCGAGGCGTCGGCCGGCCGGGTCGGCCTGGTCAAGCCGCAGGTCGCGTTCTTCGAGCGGCACGGCTCGGCGGGCTACGCGGCGCTCGAGCGGGTCCTCGCGGACGCGCGCGCCGCGGGGCTGCTGGTGATCGCGGACGCAAAGCGCGGCGACATCGGCACGAGCGTCACGGCCTACGCCGAGGCCTGGCTCCGCCCGGGCTCCCCGCTCGAGGCCGACGCGATGACCGCCGCCGCCTACCAGGGCGTCGGCTCGCTCGAGGGCATGCTCGCGCTGGCGGAGGAGGCGGGCAAGGGCGTCTTCGTCCTCGCCGCGACCTCCAACGCCGAGGCGCGGCCGGTGCAGCGCGCTCTGCTCCAGGACGGCCCGGCGGCCGGCTCGACCGTGGCGCACGCGGTGCTGGCCGACGTGGCATCCTGGAACGCGGGACACGCGCGCTCGTCGATCGGCTCGGTCGGCGTCGTGCTCGGGGCCACGGTCGCGCTCGGCGACTACGGCATCGGCACGGGCGCTCCGCTCCGCCCCGCACTGCCGGTGCTGGCCCCGGGCTTCGGCCACCAGGGCGCGGACACGGCCGATGCGGAGCGGCTGTTCGGGGCACTGGCCGCCTCGACGATCGTGAGCGAATCGCGCAGTGTCCTCGGCGCCGGCCCCGACGGGATCGCCGCCGAGATCGACCGCCGAGCCGCACACCTCCAGGAGACCCTTGTCCGCTGAAGCCGTCAGCCCGCTCGATCCCGACGCCGGTGCGCCCCTCGCGGGCGGCCCGGCCGCCGGGGCGCGCCGCCCCTCGCCGCCCGAGGTCGATCGCCGCGCCGCCTCCGAGGCCGCGATCGCCGCGCGACGCGCCCGTGCCCTCGTCAAGAAGGCCGTCGCCGCGGGCGAGCGCCCCCGCCACCACCGTGCTCGCCGCCGCGCAGGAGGACCCGGCCGGCGTCGAGGGCCGGATGCGCGTCAGCGAGCTGCTGCGCGCCGTCCCCGCCCTCGGCGTGGTCAAGACGCCGCGGGTGATGGAGCAGCTGGGCATCGCCCCGTCCAAGCGCCTGGGCGGTCTCGGCCGGCGCCAGGTCGAGGGCCTCGGCGCCTTCCTCGAGCAGCGCGAGTCGCGCCAGCGCCGCGGCGAGCGCAACCGCCTCGTCGTCCTGGCCGGTCCGACCGCGGTCGGCAAGGGCACCGTCTCCACCTACATCCGCGAGAACTACCCCGAGGTGCTCCTCTCCGTCTCGGCGACCACCCGCGCCCCGCGCCCGGGCGAGATCGACGGCGTCAGCTACTACTTCGTCGACGACGCCGAGTTCGACCGCATGGTCGAGGCGGGGGAGTTCCTCGAGTACGCGACGGTGCACAACGCCTACCGCTACGGCACGCCGCGCGGGCCGATCGACGCGGCCCTCGCCGCCGGCCGCCAGGTCATGCTCGAGATCGACATCCAGGGCGCGCGGCAGGTGCGCGAGCGGATGAACGACGCCCGGCTGGTCTTCCTCCTGCCGCCCAGCTGGGACGAGCTGGTGCGCCGGCTGGTCGGCCGCGGCACCGAGAGCCCGGAGGAGCAGCAGCGCCGGCTCGCCACCGCGAAAGTCGAGCTGGCGGCGCAGGACGAGTTCGATTTCGCCGTCGTGAACAGCACCGTGCCCGAAGCGGCCCGCGAGGTCGTAGAATTGATGTCGCCTCGCTCCGACAGCACGCCCGCCGACCCGGGTCGCTGAGACCGAGACCACCGACCACCTCCGGGCCTTGCCCCGATCGCCCTCCCCGGTGATCGCGCGCCGTGCCGCTCCGGAGCCGCAGATCGGCGCTTCGCGCCCCGCTAGGAGACACCATGGCCAACAACCTCGGCATCATCGACCCGCCCATCGACGAGCTGCTCTCGAAGGTCGACTCGAAGTACGCGCTCGTCATCTTCGCCTCCAAGCGCGCGCGCCAGATCAACGACTACTACGCCGACCTGCACGAGGGCAGCCTCTTCGACAACGTCGGCCCGCTGGTCGACTCGACCATCGACGACAAGCCGCTCTCGGTCGCCCTGCACGAGATCAACGAGGACAAGCTCGTCGCGCGTCCCGTCGCCGAGCCCCTCGACGACTAGCACCCGACGGGTCCGCTCCCCGGGATGCGTGCATCGAGAAGGGCCGCACCGCGGCTGAACGTCGTCGTCGGCATCACCGGCGGCATCGCCGCGTACAAGGCGGTGGGCGTCGTGCGCGCGCTGGTCCTGGAGGGCCACGACGTGCACGTCGTCGCCACCGAGGCGGCGCTGCGCTTCGTCGGGAAGCCGACGCTCGAGGCGATCTCGCGGAACGCGGTGCACACCGAGCTCTACGAGGGCGTCGCCGAGGTGCGGCACGTGGCGATCGGCCAGGCGGCCGACCTGATCGTGATCGCCCCCGCGACCGCGCACACCCTGGCCAAGCTCGCCACCGGCCTCGCCGACGACCTGCTCGGCAACACCGTGCTCGCCAGCACGGCGCCGCTCGTCGTCGCCCCGGCGATGCACACCGAGATGTGGGCGAACGCGGCCACCGTCGCCAACGTCGCGACCCTGCGCTCCCGCGGCGTCCACGTGGTCGGCCCAGCGGTCGGCCGGCTCACCGGCGCCGACTCGGGCCCGGGCCGGATGGAGGAGCCCGCGACGATCGTCGCCGAGGCCCTCGCCGTCCAGGCCCGCGCGGCCGGCGCGCGGCGCGATCTCGAGGGCCTGCGCGTCCTCGTCACCGCCGGCGGCACGCGCGAGCCGCTCGACCCGGTCCGCTTCGTCGGCAACCGCTCCAGCGGACGCCAGGGCGTCGCGCTCGCCGTCGCGGCCGCCGCCCGCGGGGCGCACGTCACCGTCCTCGCCGCGAACCTCGACATCGAGGCGCCCCGCGGCGTCGAGGTGATCGCGGTCGGCACCGCGCTCGAGCTGCGCGAGGCGGCGCTCACCGCCGCCCGCGACGCGGACATCGTGATCATGGCCGCGGCCGTCGCCGACTACCGGCCCGCCTCCGTCGCGGAGTCGAAGATCAAGAAGGAGCAGCAGGGCGACCGCCTCGTCCTCGAGCTCGTGAAGAACCCGGACATCCTGGCCGAGCTGTCGGTCGGCAGGACGGACGGCCAGCTGATCGTCGGCTTCGCCGCCGAGACCGAGCCGGACCGCGAGGCGATGCTCGCGCTCGGTCGCGCCAAGATCGCCCGCAAGGGCTGCGACCTGCTCGTCCTCAACAGGGTCGGCTGGACCGAGGGTTTCCAGAGCGACAGCAACAGCGTCGCGGTCCTCGATCGGGCCGGAGATATAGTGATCGAGGCTTCCGGCAGCAAGGCGTCGGTCGCCGATCGCGTCCTCGACGTGGTCGCGCGCTAGGGCGTCTCCCTGGCCCGGTCCGCTCCCGGTCAGTGGGCGAGCCCGGTGCGGGACTGCACCGGATCGAGACATCCGGCAGCCGCGCCGGAACGGAATGAGACGTTCGACATGACCTCCGGTCCCCTCCGCCTGTTCACCTCCGAGTCCGTGACCGAGGGTCACCCCGACAAGATCTGCGACCAGATCTCGGACCGCATCCTGGACGCGCTGCTGCGGGAGGACCCGCACAGCCGCGTCGCCGTCGAGACCCTGGTGACCACCGGTCTCGTCCACGTCGCGGGCGAGGTCTCCACCGAGGGCTACGTCGAGATCCCCGCGATCGTGCGCGACACGATCGTCGAGATCGGCTACGACTCCTCGCTCAAGGGCTTCGACGGGCGCTCCTGCGGCGTCTCGGTGTCGATCGGCCAGCAGTCGCCCGAGATCGCGGCGGGGGTCGACACGGCGCTCGAGGTGCGCGGGGACGGTGCGGACGACGACGCCTTCGACCGCCAGGGCGCCGGCGACCAGGGGCTGATGTTCGGCTTCGCGACCGACGAGACGCCCGAGTACATGCCGCTGCCGAGCTGGCTCTCGCACCGCCTGGCCGAGCGCCTCGCCGAGGTCCGCAAGTCGGGCGAGCTCGACTACCTCCGGCCCGACGGCAAGACGCAGGTCACCATCGGCTACGACGGCACCACGCCGGCCACCATCGACACGGTCGTCCTCTCCACCCAGCACGCCGAGCACGTGAGCACCGCGACGATCCACGCCGACATCGAGGAGCACGTGATCCGTCCCGTCCTCGAGCGGGTCGAGCTCGACTCCTCCGCCGTGCGCCTGCTGATCAACCCCTCCGGCCGCTTCGAGATCGGCGGCCCGCAGGGCGACGCCGGGCTCACCGGGCGCAAGATCATCGTCGACACCTACGGCGGAGCCGCGCGCCACGGCGGCGGCGCCTTCTCGGGCAAGGACCCGTCGAAGGTCGACCGCTCCGCCGCCTACGCCATGCGCTGGGTCGCGAAGAACGCGGTCGCCGCGGGCCTCGCCCGCCGGATGGAGGTGCAGGTCGCCTACGCGATCGGCAAGGCCGCCCCGGTCGGCCTCTACGTCGAGACCTTCGGCACCGGCACGCTGCCCGACGAGCAGATCACCGAGGCGATCCGCTCGGTCTTCGACCTGCGTCCCGCCGCGATCATCCACGCGCTCGACCTGCTCCGCCCGATCTACTCGCAGACCTCGGTCTACGGGCACTTCGGCCGCGAGCTGCCCGACTTCACCTGGGAGCGCCTCGACCGCGTCGACGACCTCCGCTCCGCCGCGGGTCTCTCGTAGGCGCCGCCGCGGCGGGGGAGGCGGTGACCGGTCCGGCGGGGCGCGTCGCGCGCGTGCTCCTCGACTCACCGCTCCCGCAGCTGGACCGGCTGCTCGACTACGCGATCCCCGAGGCGCTGCGCGACGGCGTCCGGCCGGGCGTCCGAGTGCG
Coding sequences:
- the carA gene encoding glutamine-hydrolyzing carbamoyl-phosphate synthase small subunit, encoding MPTTRLSTEPTAVLVLEDGRRFSGQAYGARGRTLGEIVFATGMTGYQETLTDPSYAGQIVVQTAPHIGNTGMNSEDEESRRIWVAGYVVRDPSRVVSNFRSQRSLDDDLEKDGIVGISGVDTRAITRHIRSVGSMRSGVFSGEDLALPEEEQLALVLGGAQMAGLNLSSSVSTEERYTVPAQGERVGSVAVIDLGVKTSTVNYLSERGFDVHVLPESTTAEQVLALEPSALFFSNGPGDPEASDRHVDLLRTTLRADLPFFGICFGNQLLGRALGFGTYKLPFGHRGINQPVLDKLTGRVEITSQNHGFAVDAPIDGELDSPEGFGRVEVSHYSLNDSVVEGLRCLDIPAFSVQYHPEAAAGPHDSNHLFDRFRAMVVQRTAEQGGAEPATAGSIDTDTTASTTTAATNGEQQ
- the carB gene encoding carbamoyl-phosphate synthase large subunit; the protein is MPRREDIRSVLVIGSGPIVIGQAVEFDYSGTQACRVLREEGVRVILVNSNPATIMTDPDFADATYVEPITPKAIEAIIAKERPDAILPTLGGQTALNAAIQLHDLGILEKYDVELIGASFEAINRGEDRQIFKQLVLDAGADVAKSYIAHTVEEAIGFAEDLGYPLVIRPSFTMGGLGSGFAHSVDELVRMVGDGLHQSPTTEVLLEESILGWKEYELELMRDTADNTVVVCSIENVDPVGVHTGDSITVAPALTLTDREYQKLRDIGIRIIRDVGVDTGGCNIQFAIDPADGRIIVIEMNPRVSRSSALASKATGFPIAKIAAKLAIGYRLDEIPNDITKVTPASFEPTLDYVVVKVPRFAFEKFPAADKTLTTTMKSVGEAMAIGRNYAQALQKALRSLEKRGSSFHWGDQSRSVEELLEIAKTPTDGRIVTVQQALRLGASVEQAFEATKIDPWFLDQIVLINEIAELVREHDGLDAGVLRLAKDHGFSDVQIAQLRGLDEAEVRRTRYDLAVRPVYKTVDTCAGEFPALTPYHYSSYDEETEVVAADRRKVVILGSGPNRIGQGVEFDYSCVHASFALSAAGFETIMINCNPETVSTDYDTSDRLYFEPLTLEDVLEVIHAESQSGELVGVVVQLGGQTALGLAAGLEAEGVPILGTTPANIDLAEERGAFSRILDEAGLLAPRNGTAIDLDGALAVAVEIGYPVLVRPSFVLGGRGMEIVYGSPQLEDYFARMADEGIIDATHPLLVDRFLDDAIEIDVDALYDGEQLYIGGVMEHIEEAGIHSGDSACTLPPVTLGRQQIDKVREATLAIAEGVGVRGLLNVQFAIGQGVLYVLEANPRASRTVPFVSKALGIPLAKAASRLMVGETIAELKAEGLLPERDGSDVPMDSPIAVKEAVLPFKRFRTKEGKIVDSLLGPEMRSTGEVMGIDRDFPRAFAKSQEAAYGGMPASGTVFISVADRDKRSIVLPALRLRQLGFEILATEGTAEVLNRNGIQARVVRKYSEEAVDDAPSIVELVNRDQVDVVINTPSGGASRADGYEIRAAAVAADKPLFTTIAQLAAAVASLDAGAEPFEVTSLQDYALRRAERTA
- the pyrF gene encoding orotidine-5'-phosphate decarboxylase: MTAAAVPGADSFGARLEAAFDAFGQLCVGIDPHAFLLDAWGLEDSAAGLESFGRRVVEASAGRVGLVKPQVAFFERHGSAGYAALERVLADARAAGLLVIADAKRGDIGTSVTAYAEAWLRPGSPLEADAMTAAAYQGVGSLEGMLALAEEAGKGVFVLAATSNAEARPVQRALLQDGPAAGSTVAHAVLADVASWNAGHARSSIGSVGVVLGATVALGDYGIGTGAPLRPALPVLAPGFGHQGADTADAERLFGALAASTIVSESRSVLGAGPDGIAAEIDRRAAHLQETLVR
- the rpoZ gene encoding DNA-directed RNA polymerase subunit omega, translated to MANNLGIIDPPIDELLSKVDSKYALVIFASKRARQINDYYADLHEGSLFDNVGPLVDSTIDDKPLSVALHEINEDKLVARPVAEPLDD
- the coaBC gene encoding bifunctional phosphopantothenoylcysteine decarboxylase/phosphopantothenate--cysteine ligase CoaBC, which translates into the protein MRASRRAAPRLNVVVGITGGIAAYKAVGVVRALVLEGHDVHVVATEAALRFVGKPTLEAISRNAVHTELYEGVAEVRHVAIGQAADLIVIAPATAHTLAKLATGLADDLLGNTVLASTAPLVVAPAMHTEMWANAATVANVATLRSRGVHVVGPAVGRLTGADSGPGRMEEPATIVAEALAVQARAAGARRDLEGLRVLVTAGGTREPLDPVRFVGNRSSGRQGVALAVAAAARGAHVTVLAANLDIEAPRGVEVIAVGTALELREAALTAARDADIVIMAAAVADYRPASVAESKIKKEQQGDRLVLELVKNPDILAELSVGRTDGQLIVGFAAETEPDREAMLALGRAKIARKGCDLLVLNRVGWTEGFQSDSNSVAVLDRAGDIVIEASGSKASVADRVLDVVAR
- the metK gene encoding methionine adenosyltransferase, with amino-acid sequence MTSGPLRLFTSESVTEGHPDKICDQISDRILDALLREDPHSRVAVETLVTTGLVHVAGEVSTEGYVEIPAIVRDTIVEIGYDSSLKGFDGRSCGVSVSIGQQSPEIAAGVDTALEVRGDGADDDAFDRQGAGDQGLMFGFATDETPEYMPLPSWLSHRLAERLAEVRKSGELDYLRPDGKTQVTIGYDGTTPATIDTVVLSTQHAEHVSTATIHADIEEHVIRPVLERVELDSSAVRLLINPSGRFEIGGPQGDAGLTGRKIIVDTYGGAARHGGGAFSGKDPSKVDRSAAYAMRWVAKNAVAAGLARRMEVQVAYAIGKAAPVGLYVETFGTGTLPDEQITEAIRSVFDLRPAAIIHALDLLRPIYSQTSVYGHFGRELPDFTWERLDRVDDLRSAAGLS